TCACGGAATGGTAAATGAAGTTAACGATAGTATATTAGCATCTATTGGTAATATAATTGCTCCATTATTTGCACCACTCGGTTTTGGTAATTGGCAATCAGCAGTATCACTTCTTTCTGGCCTACTTGCTAAAGAATCAGTGTTAGCATCAATGCAAGTAATTTTTGCTGGAGATCTATCAGTTATTTTACCAGATCATTTCACAACTATTTCTGCGTATGCTTTCTTAGTATTCATATTACTTTATACTCCATGTATATCTGTAATTGGAACTATGAAAAAAGAATATGGAACAAAGTTAACTTTATTTTCAATATTTTTTCAATTAGTAATTGCATGGATTGCTGCATTCTTAGTATTTAATATAGGTAGCTTAATATTCTAATCATTAATTTAAGTACAAATAACTCGATTTTTAGTATTTGCCTTAAAAATTCAATATTATAGGTAGGTGAAGCTTAAATGATAGAAATAATAATTACAACTCTAATAGTATTTTTTGCTGGATTTATAATAGTTAAGTCTTTAAAAAATTCTTCAAAAGGAAAATGCAATTGTGGATGTAATGGTTGCAAATCTGAAAAAATGTGTTCTGATAAGAATCATATTAAGATACAATAACATTTAAACAAAAAGATTATTAGATATTAAAATTATTAAATATTTATAATTTTAGAATTTGTTTATGAAATAAAGATTAAAGTAAACTCCACTAAAAACACAGTTTTTAGTGGAGTTTTTTTCAATAATATATATATTCAAATATAATAATAGTAAGGAAAACGATACCTATTGATATCTGATAAATATATAGTATAATACAATGAAGAAATTCATACGAAAGATAAAATAAAAATAGGAGTACATAAGATGAATTACA
The DNA window shown above is from Clostridium beijerinckii and carries:
- a CDS encoding FeoB-associated Cys-rich membrane protein → MEIIITTLIVFFAGFIIVKSLKNSSKGKCNCGCNGCKSEKMCSDKNHIKIQ